A stretch of Caenorhabditis elegans chromosome IV DNA encodes these proteins:
- the R08C7.5 gene encoding ATF7IP_BD domain-containing protein (Confirmed by transcript evidence) produces the protein MVFTRSSSRNHTKSDVAGAGPTWDEFLKVDGMSQKLQECENQFEKASNKVFAELFAKLNDVAKKVATEDFPAEQLQKLIDRNYPKPPGFKDVKVEEIEAEEHDELIETAMYLSDASEGGEITMNTEPPGFEEVKAEELKAEEHDDHMDTAMLLDPDSTQDGEEVTMKPVSQDISELSGEEDPDETLIQNTTLHMDNLSMKEELNADTTIVTSTPIRACSTKIMVPVVRPEISPVEKPISSSTHCRNLLNLNPKMPVFTSMFGKMKQEPGVESSHVSNLRQKILNHRKRGKEVQKVPSSPPPKLPKTVVQPSKEEKPTAVIESKLKNSGSTSETSHKFPTTKDPKNRSSTSERKETSHGICENRGSTSEGDQADCCQNNGESGRTCSSKGSETGKSSNSQTGKARHVVQNDSNTRPQAEIGN, from the exons ATGGTGTTCACAAGATCAAGCTCTAGAAATCACACGAAATCCGACGTGGCAGGCGCTGGACCGACATGGGATGAATTCCTAAAAGTTGATGGAATGTCACAG AAACTCCAAGAGTGTGAAAACCAGTTCGAAAAAGCATCAAATAAAGTTTTTGCGgaactttttgcaaaactgaACGATGTCGCTAAGAAAGTGGCCACAGAAGATTTTCCAGCTGAACAACTTCAAAAGTTGATTGATAGAAACTATCCG AAACCGCCAGGCTTCAAGGATGTCAAAGTTGAAGAGATTGAGGCTGAAGAGCACGATGAGCTCATAGAGACTGCTATGTACCTGTCGGATGCTTCAGAAGGTGGCGAGATAACCATGAACACT GAACCCCCAGGCTTCGAGGAAGTCAAGGCCGAGGAGTTAAAGGCTGAGGAACATGATGATCATATGGATACTGCTATGCTTCTGGATCCCGACTCTACACAAGACGGCGAGGAAGTGACAATGAAGCCTGTAAGCCAAGATATCAGTGAGCTAAGCGGCGAGGAAGATCCCGATGAAACCCTGATCCAGAACACCACACTTCACATGGATAACCTTTCGATGAAAGAGGAACTGAATGCGGATACAACAATTGTGACGAGCACTCCGATTAGAGCCTGCTCCACAAAGATTATGGTGCCTGTTGTCAGACCTGAGATCAGTCCAGTGGAGAAGCCCATCTCATCATCCACACACTGCAGAAACCTTCTGAATTTGAATCCCAAGATGCCTGTGTTCACTTCAATGTTTGGAAAGATGAAGCAGGAGCCTGGAGTGGAGAGCAGCCACGTCAGTAATCTTCGtcagaaaattctgaaccATAGGAAACGTGGAAAGGAGGTGCAGAAGGTTCCCAGCTCACCACCACCAAAGCTTCCGAAAACCGTAGTGCAACCTTCGAAAGAAGAGAAGCCAACTGCTGTGATTGAATCCAAGTTAA aaaacaGCGGCTCCACCAGTGAAACTTCTCACAAGTTCCCCACCACCAAAGATCCCAAAAACCGTAGCTCAACCTCCGAAAGAAAAGAAACCAGTCATGGAATCTGTG AAAACCGCGGCTCCACCAGCGAAGGAGATCAAGCCGATTGTTGCCAAAATAACGGAGAAAGCGGCAGAACCTGCAGTTCCAAAGGAAGTGAAACCGGCAAAAGCAGCAACAGCCAAACCGGCAAAG CCCGTCATGTCGTACAAAATGACTCCAACACGCGTCCACAAGCCGAAATCGGCAACTGA
- the R08C7.5 gene encoding ATF7IP_BD domain-containing protein (Partially confirmed by transcript evidence) encodes MVFTRSSSRNHTKSDVAGAGPTWDEFLKVDGMSQKLQECENQFEKASNKVFAELFAKLNDVAKKVATEDFPAEQLQKLIDRNYPKPPGFKDVKVEEIEAEEHDELIETAMYLSDASEGGEITMNTEPPGFEEVKAEELKAEEHDDHMDTAMLLDPDSTQDGEEVTMKPVSQDISELSGEEDPDETLIQNTTLHMDNLSMKEELNADTTIVTSTPIRACSTKIMVPVVRPEISPVEKPISSSTHCRNLLNLNPKMPVFTSMFGKMKQEPGVESSHVSNLRQKILNHRKRGKEVQKVPSSPPPKLPKTVVQPSKEEKPTAVIESKLSDIKVSSQKSIAFSSENSGSTSETSHKFPTTKDPKNRSSTSERKETSHGICENRGSTSEGDQADCCQNNGESGRTCSSKGSETGKSSNSQTGKARHVVQNDSNTRPQAEIGN; translated from the exons ATGGTGTTCACAAGATCAAGCTCTAGAAATCACACGAAATCCGACGTGGCAGGCGCTGGACCGACATGGGATGAATTCCTAAAAGTTGATGGAATGTCACAG AAACTCCAAGAGTGTGAAAACCAGTTCGAAAAAGCATCAAATAAAGTTTTTGCGgaactttttgcaaaactgaACGATGTCGCTAAGAAAGTGGCCACAGAAGATTTTCCAGCTGAACAACTTCAAAAGTTGATTGATAGAAACTATCCG AAACCGCCAGGCTTCAAGGATGTCAAAGTTGAAGAGATTGAGGCTGAAGAGCACGATGAGCTCATAGAGACTGCTATGTACCTGTCGGATGCTTCAGAAGGTGGCGAGATAACCATGAACACT GAACCCCCAGGCTTCGAGGAAGTCAAGGCCGAGGAGTTAAAGGCTGAGGAACATGATGATCATATGGATACTGCTATGCTTCTGGATCCCGACTCTACACAAGACGGCGAGGAAGTGACAATGAAGCCTGTAAGCCAAGATATCAGTGAGCTAAGCGGCGAGGAAGATCCCGATGAAACCCTGATCCAGAACACCACACTTCACATGGATAACCTTTCGATGAAAGAGGAACTGAATGCGGATACAACAATTGTGACGAGCACTCCGATTAGAGCCTGCTCCACAAAGATTATGGTGCCTGTTGTCAGACCTGAGATCAGTCCAGTGGAGAAGCCCATCTCATCATCCACACACTGCAGAAACCTTCTGAATTTGAATCCCAAGATGCCTGTGTTCACTTCAATGTTTGGAAAGATGAAGCAGGAGCCTGGAGTGGAGAGCAGCCACGTCAGTAATCTTCGtcagaaaattctgaaccATAGGAAACGTGGAAAGGAGGTGCAGAAGGTTCCCAGCTCACCACCACCAAAGCTTCCGAAAACCGTAGTGCAACCTTCGAAAGAAGAGAAGCCAACTGCTGTGATTGAATCCAAGTTAAGTGATATCAAAGTATCGTCGCAAAAATCCATAgctttttcttcagaaaacaGCGGCTCCACCAGTGAAACTTCTCACAAGTTCCCCACCACCAAAGATCCCAAAAACCGTAGCTCAACCTCCGAAAGAAAAGAAACCAGTCATGGAATCTGTG AAAACCGCGGCTCCACCAGCGAAGGAGATCAAGCCGATTGTTGCCAAAATAACGGAGAAAGCGGCAGAACCTGCAGTTCCAAAGGAAGTGAAACCGGCAAAAGCAGCAACAGCCAAACCGGCAAAG CCCGTCATGTCGTACAAAATGACTCCAACACGCGTCCACAAGCCGAAATCGGCAACTGA
- the R08C7.8 gene encoding Serine/threonine-protein phosphatase (Confirmed by transcript evidence), which translates to MYEGESVVQLAKRMIEHLLKWGVTDAFTDKQIYTILEKAESTLKPLPAMLQVEHPITIVGDIHGQLDALIRYFDAVGYPPKVQFLFLGDYVDRGAKSFEVSLLLFCYKIRYPHLVHLLRGNHECMKMNRLYGFYEELTRKRGGRMWRQYQNVFNELPLCARVGQRILCMHGGISQNCNSWESFKALKKPNTPLTCDEGLQVDLMWADPTQDKCNTFAMNKQRAISVVFGQKGLDDFLKKLGLSLIVRAHEVSQEGFNFLFNKKCVTVFSAPYYCGNDTNCGAIMHVSDSYELSFTVLRPRMIATPENFEIVKLMENNYKGLMVASPDPNRGRHLQSADVPQPTPPSVQLVPPVTKPVEIKKQ; encoded by the exons ATGTACGAAGGAGAATCAGTGGTACAACTCGCCAAACGAATGATTGAGCATCTTCTGAAATGGGGCGTCACTGATGCATTCACTGACAAACAGATTTACACTATTTTGGAAAAG GCTGAGTCGACGTTGAAACCACTTCCAGCAATGCTCCAAGTTGAGCATCCAATCACAATTGTCGGAGATATTCACGGACAACTGGATGCTCTCATTCGTTATTTTGATGCCGTTGGATATCCtccaaaagttcaatttctATTTCTCGGGGACTATGTGGATCGTGGAGCCAAATCATTCGAAGTGTCGCTTCTTCTTTTCTGCTACAAAATTCGATATCCTCATTTGGTGCATTTGCTACGTGGCAATCATGAATGTATGAAAATGAACCGGTTGTATGGTTTCTATGAGGAATTGACAAGAAAGAGAGGAGGAAGGATGTGGAGACAATATCAG AATGTTTTCAACGAGCTTCCACTCTGTGCTCGAGTTGGTCAACGGATCCTTTGCATGCACGGAGGAATCTCCCAAAACTGTAACTCGTGGGAATCATTCAAAGCTCTGAAGAAACCGAATACTCCATTAACCTGTGACGAAGGTCTTCAAGTTGATTTGATGTGGGCTGATCCAACTCAGGATAAGTGCAACACGTTTGCAATGAACAAA CAGCGTGCAATTTCTGTAGTTTTCGGCCAAAAAGGATTGGATGATTTCTTGAAGAAGCTTGGCCTCTCGTTGATTGTCCGAGCTCACGAAGTGTCTCAGGAAGGATTCAACTTCTTGTTCAACAAAAAGTGTGTCACAGTGTTCTCTGCGCCATATTATTGTGGGAATGATACCAATTGTGGAGCA attatgcACGTCTCGGATTCTTACGAGCTATCCTTCACAGTTCTCCGTCCACGAATGATTGCAACACcagagaattttgaaattgtaaagCTCATGGAGAACAACTACAAAGGGCTGATGGTCGCGAGTCCAGATCCAA ACCGTGGTCGTCATTTGCAATCTGCTGATGTTCCCCAGCCAACACCACCGTCTGTGCAGCTCGTTCCGCCTGTCACAAAGCcagttgaaattaaaaagcaGTGA
- the gtnt-39 gene encoding Glycosyltransferase family 92 protein (Confirmed by transcript evidence) — protein sequence MAKVVRRKFFIVSFLLFSILLLFLQHSRQVKVIERTFILENGSQNSSQIRDACFVPYWNQKTTENILHSEQIEEWAKTEFGGNLNMIDGEPRLLSAFVYPDEISIITTVMHTFLKRATCHYYDCNRVEIHAARFKSRVWPLAVITCPRRFGAEYVSVSYEEDEEPQEPIPLTYRAYDRPLHELSVCVGPMYGEESKWLEIIEYVEHYRLVGTSHFYFTLFNMNEYDRKIIDNYESLGIAESTKYTTEYLRLGWMFHLLQTHECHYRSKFHSKWVVNMDIDERLVYTGPLNLRSYLRRLPPNIGEVSFTTNRVLKTEPVPVKYSSDAQLMEDMLFLKYNKTTEISWYNLKGIIRPEKVAMLFYHWSYFQFEGVNVVSVPKRFGHVRHYRNMDKKALNGNWMENYNGTLQETRLSRSFEKRLISAVRRRVKYVYDQRMVRCEEIPEWLSSRFRRQLLDCKFKNEI from the exons atgGCAAAGGTGGTGCggcggaaatttttcattgtttcatttttattattttcgattttgctGTTATTTTTACAACACTCTCGGCAAGTTAAGGTAATTGAGAGGacttttattttggaaaatggctCGCAGAATAG tTCTCAAATACGAGATGCTTGTTTCGTACCCTACTGGAATCAAAAaaccactgaaaatattttgcactcGGAGCAAATCGAGGAATGGGCAAAAACGGAATTTGGTGGGAAT ctcAACATGATCGATGGGGAACCTCGCCTGCTATCCGCTTTCGTGTACCCTGACGAGATCTCCATTATCACTACTGTAATGCACACTTTTCT aaaacgtgCCACATGTCATTACTACGACTGTAACCGTGTCGAAATTCACGCTGCAAGATTTAAATCTCGTGTATGGCCGCTAGCAGTCATCACTTGCCCGCGAAGGTTCGGCGCAGAGTACGTGAGTGTCAGCtatgaagaagatgaagagcCTCAGGAACCGATTCCGTTGACCTACAGGGCTTACGATA GGCCGCTCCACGAGCTCTCCGTTTGTGTAGGGCCAATGTATGGAGAAGAAAGCAAATGGCTGGAAATTATAGAATACGTAGAACATTATAGATTGGTG GGAACGTCCCATTTCTACTTCACCCTATTCAACATGAACGAGTATGACAGGAAAATAATTGACAACTACGAGAGCCTAGGCATCGCTGAATCCACAAAATACACCACTGAATATTTGAGACTCGGGTGGATGTTTCATCTCTTGCAAACTCAT gaatGCCATTATCGGAGTAAATTTCATTCGAAATGGGTTGTCAATATGGATATTGATGAGCGGCTGGTATACACTGGACCACTTAACCTGAGAAGCTATTTGAg GAGACTCCCGCCGAACATTGGAGAAGTCAGCTTCACCACAAATCGAGTCTTGAAAACTGAGCCAGTTCCTGTAAAATATAGCAGTGATGCTCAATTAATGGAAGATATGCTATTCCTGAAATACAATAAAACCACTGAAATCAGTTGGTACAATTTGAAAGGGATCATTCGACCGGAAAAAGTCGCCATGCTTTTTTATCACTGGtcatattttcagtttgaagGGGTCAATGTTGTTTCGGTGCCGAAAAGATTTGGGCATGTCAG acacTACCGAAACATGGACAAAAAGGCTCTGAATGGGAATTGGATGGAAAACTACAACGGGACACTTCAAGAAACCCGCCTATCCAGGTCATTCGAGAAAAGATTAATTTCGGCAGTGAGACGACGGGTCAAATATGTATACGATCAGCGAATGGTGAGGTGCGAAGAAATTCCCGAGTGGTTGAGTTCAAGGTTCAGGAGGCAACTGCTGgattgtaaatttaaaaatgaaatttaa
- the fbxb-74 gene encoding F-box domain-containing protein (Confirmed by transcript evidence), which yields MHVFPLPNLPEKSSNYVLRRMPLTQLIGFALISKRTKDQAERLNVKMKSVDVWIDEAIKIFIWADSDERIPSVFVKFLVSQAPNDPGKREFTLRTREGKTWPKFGARQFLDHALEVCNEVCIIRITLLCDKIDCDGNKICDMFDGLTIESLSVCFEHLQLVNPFFQQMLTKFSRQSKMVSWMGNPFPHDDSHRIQIILCQFIHSVHLPAKLFSNVRVLLDGLLIADAVLLWNMDKMCLKDVNIFLKHWIHGSNTKLESASLRLDAQVMEMRMFSKCYSKMWNTRWHLRSGNLCILGQMDQKNTLEAK from the exons ATGCACGTCTTTCCTCTGCCCAATCTACCTGAGAAATCTTCGAATTATGTTCTTCGAAGAATGCCTTTAACACAATT AATTGGATTTGCTCTCATTTCTAAAAGGACGAAAGATCAAGCTGAGCGTCTGAATGTCAAAATGAAAAGTGTTGATGTGTGGATTGATGaggcaataaaaattttcatttgggCCGATTCCGATGAACGTATTCCGTCCGTGTTCGTTAAATTCCTCGTTAGTCAAGCCCCTAATGATCCTGGTAAACGTGAATTCACTCTAAGGACTCGTGAAGGAAAAACTTGGCCCAAGTTTGGAGCGAGACAATTTTTGGATCATGCTCTCGAAGTATGCAACGAAGTATGCATTATTAGAATTACTCTCCTCTGTGATAAGATTGATTGCGACGGGAATAAAATTTGTGATATGTTCGATGGTTTGACAATTGAATCATTATCAGTGTGTTTTGAACACTTACAATTAGTTAAtccttttttccaacaaatgtTGACGAAATTTTCTCGCCAATCTAAAATGGTTAGCTGGATGGGAAATCCATTTCCACATGACGATTCACATCGAATACAAATAATTCTGTGTCAATTCATTCACTCAGTTCACCTTCcggcaaaacttttttctaatgtCCGCGTACTGCTGGATGGCCTGTTAATCGCCGACGCTGTTTTGCTGTGGAATATGGATAAAATGTGCTTGAAAGACGTCAACATATTCTTGAAACACTGGATTCATGGTTCCAACACTAAACTTGAATCCGCCAGTTTGCGTCTTGATGCCCAAGTAATGGAAATGAGAATGTTCTCGAAGTGTTACTCAAAAATGTGGAATACCAGATGGCACCTCCGGAGCGGGAATTTGTGTATATTAGGGCAAATGGATCAAAAGAACACATTAGAGGCGAAATAG
- the fbxb-75 gene encoding F-box domain-containing protein (Confirmed by transcript evidence) codes for MAVFTLLNLPEKSLNYVLRRMPLTELIGFALISKTTKDQAERLNVKMRSLNVSLDGAIRIHISDGSDNVFPPPWFFKFLVSKVPKQPSKREFILMTSGGRNWTNPEFGVRQFLDHVLEIWHLTKIYLCCLEIDCDANTIRDMFDGLEISLFQIFFRNLVNPFVQKMLTTFSRQSEQVSWRGNPFPLEDSHKIQAILGQFIHSVYLPSYFNDIIPLNDLLIADNVSICIGELRLRDVNIYLKYWIHGSNTKLECVRLYLDRRVMRNENILEVLLKNVEYQMAPPEREFVYIRAVGSEEHIRGGIVVQRNDGTMATIVLNHENSYFEMFVHL; via the exons ATGGCCGTCTTTACTCTGCTCAATCTACCTGAGAAATCTCTGAATTATGTTCTTCGAAGAATGCCTTTAACGGAATT aattggATTCGCTCTTATTTCCAAAACGACGAAAGATCAAGCTGAGCGTCTGAATGTCAAAATGAGAAGTCTTAATGTGTCGTTAGATGGGGCAATAAGAATTCATATTTCCGACGGTTCCGACAACGTTTTTCCTCCCCCTTGGTTCTTTAAATTCCTTGTTAGCAAAGTCCCTAAACAACCTAGTAAACGTGAATTCATTCTAATGACTAGTGGAGGACGAAATTGGACCAATCCGGAATTTGGAGTGAGACAATTTTTGGATCATGTTCTCGAAATATGGCATCTTACTAAAATATATCTCTGCTGCCTTGAGATTGATTGCGACGCGAATACAATTCGTGATATGTTCGATGGTTTGGAAATTagtttattccaaatttttttccgaaacttaGTGAATCcctttgttcaaaaaatgttgacaaCATTTTCTCGCCAATCTGAACAAGTTAGCTGGAGAGGGAATCCATTCCCACTTGAAGATTCACATAAAATACAAGCTATTCTGGGTCAATTTATTCACTCAGTTTACCTTCCGTCTTATTTTAATGACATCATACCACTGAATGACTTGTTAATCGCCGACAATGTTTCGATTTGTATTGGTGAATTGCGTTTGAGAGACGTCAACATATACTTGAAATATTGGATTCACGGTTCCAACACCAAACTTGAATGCGTCCGCCTGTATCTTGACAGGCGAGTCATGAGAAATGAGAATATTCTCGAAGTGTTACTCAAAAATGTGGAATACCAGATGGCACCTCCGGAGCGGGAATTTGTGTATATTAGGGCAGTTGGATCAGAAGAACACATTAGAGGTGGAATAGTTGTTCAAAGAAATGATGGAACAATGGCAACTATTGTTTTAAACCacgaaaattcttattttgaaatgttcgtGCACTTATAA